The nucleotide window ATGTGGGCCTTCCCGAAGAACGGGAGCAGGTGGTGTTCGCAGCACGACGCGAATTCGATGTCTTTGACCAGCACCATCTCATCGTGCTTCTGCGTGAACGTTTTCTGGAGGTAGACCGCGGGGTCGGTTTGCAGCCCGGCGAACACCTCGGCGTACATCCGGGCCACGCGGTCCGGGGTTTCGAGCAGCCCCTCACGGTCCGGGTCCTCGCCGACGGCGAGAAGGATCTCGCGCACCGCGCTGCGGAGCCGGGCGTGATCGATTTTTAGCGGGGTGATGGCGTTGGAGGTGCGCGGCGCCTCGTCGGCGTCGTCGGGCGAGGGCGTGTGTCGGCTGATCTTGCTCAAGCGGCGCTCCGGGTAGGGCGAACCGTACCGATTCGCGGGAGTATTGTAGATGGTTTTGGTGGGCGGCGAGGTGTCGGAAGGTGTACAGGGGCTTCACGGCTGGCCGAGCGTGTCGTTTTCGTTTGGACGGAATCGGCCGGCACTTCCGGTTGCGCCCCGGTAACGACTTCTTGACACGGTGGACGGTATAATACCGTATCGCACGGTCCACCTCTCCAGGCCCTTCGGAACGAGGGTTTCAAACATGGCCCTAACCGCACAGCAGATCGCTGAGCAACGCAAGGACGTTGAAGAACTCATTGCCGGTCCGGACGTCGGGTTTGCGAAGGCCCTCTTCTTCGGCAAGTTCAAGGCGGGTTTGCTTTACCCGTACCCCGTTCTCCCACCCGACCAACGGGCGGCGGCGGACGAGATGGCCGCGAAGGTGCGCGCCTACGCCGAATCGCACATCGATCACATGCGCATCGACCGCGAGGCGCGCATCCCGGATGCCGTTGTGCGGGGGCTGGCCGATCTCGGCCTGTACAAGCTCACCATCCCGGCCGAGTACGGCGGGCTCGGGTTCGGTCAGCAGCAATATTTGAAGACGATGGAGGTGCTGGGCGGGCACGACGCGAGCGTCGCGGTGTTCGTCAACGCGCACCACTCGATCGGTGTGCGCGCGCTGTGCCTGTTCGGGTCGAAGGAGCAGCAGGCGCGCTGGCTCCCGGGTCTGTACGACGGCTCGAAACTGTGTGCCTTCGCGCTGACGGAACCGGAAGCGGGATCGGACGCCGGAAACGTTCAGACCACCGCGACACCGACCGAGGACGGTTCGGCGTACGTCCTGAACGGGACCAAGCACTACATCACCAACGGCGGGATCGCCCACGTTCTCACCGTCATGGCCCGGACCCCGGACCCGTCGAGCCCGAAAGGCAAGGTCAGCGCCTTTCTGGTGACGCCCGACATGCCCGGCTTTGAGGTCGTCGAGGCGCGAGCCGAGAAGTGTGGCATCCGTGGCACCGCGACCGGAAAGATCCGGTTCACGAACATGCGCGTGCCAAAGGAGAACGTACTCGGCCAACTCGGCCGCGGGCTCCAAGCGGCCTTGACGGTGCTGAATTACGGCCGCGTGACCTTCGGTGCGACGTGTACCGGCCACGCGAAAGCCTGCATTCAGGCGATGACGACGCACGCCAAAAAGCGGGTGCAGTTCCAGCAATCGCTGGCAGAATTTCAGCTCGTGCAGAAAAAGGTCGCGTTCGCGGCGGCGCACTGTTTCGCGATGGAGGCTGCGACCGCCGAGTGTGCGGCGTTCATCGACCGCGGTGCGCCGGACTACATGCTGGAGACGGCTATTCTGAAGGTGTTCGCGACGGAGCACCTGTGGACGATCGTGAACGACACGCTCCAGGTGTACGGCGGGAAGGGGTATTTCTGCGACCAGCCGATCGAGCGGTGGATGCGTGACGCTCGCATCAACACCATCGGCGAAGGCGCGAACGATGTGCTGAAAGCGTTCATTGCGGTGGTGGGGTGCCGTGGCCCGGGGGTGTACCTGAAGGGGCTCCAAGACGACATGCTCGGCGGTCGGTGGAGCTTGCGTAAGTTGGGACAGTCACTCGGGGTGGTCGGGCAACTCGCGGCGCCGTGGCTCACGACCGGCACTCCGGAAGTCCCGGTGACAGCGCCAGAACTGAAGGACGACGCGTACACGCTGGCCCGGCTCGTGCGTGAGTTCGGGTTGAAGCTCCCGCACGTGTTCATGGCCGCGAAGACGGAAGAGAACTTTGCGGTGTCGGAGCTGGTCCACGAGCGCATCGCAGACATTGCCATTGACCTTTACGTGAGCGCGTGCGTACTGGCCCGGCTCGATTCCCTACTCGGACAAGCGGGCGAAAACGCTAAGGCGGTGACCGATCACCATGCGGACCCGGTCGCCGGAAAGTACTTCCTGAAGCTGGCGTTCCGCCGCATCCGCGAGCGGTTCGCCGCGCTCGACGATAACGACGATGCTTCGCTTTTGGAGAGCGCCCGGGCGACGATTATGAAGTTCTGAGGGGTGCTCCCGGGTGTGGCATTTCGTGAACTAGGGTTGCGCTGGTGAGGGCACGCTGAGCTGTGCGGATGAACGCGCTAAGGCCCTTAGCGCGGTTGCTGCCGAAGTGCTTGCGAGAACGCTTTTGCACAGGTTGTGGTACGCCTTCTCGGTTTGAACGCCGGCGGGGCGCGTCGTCGGTTATACGACTGGGATGCCGATGGAACCGAAGCTTCAAGAGTTGCTGCAAGCGGTCATTGCCAAGACGCCCAAGGGTGAGCTGAAGTGGCGCTCGCATTCGGACGAGTCGTTTCGGCTGGCAGTCGGTTCGGGATATGTTCACATCAGTCGCAGCCCGGGGCGGGTTGAGGGTGAGGGCGACGCGTCGGCCGCGCGGACGTACGTGGCTCAAATCACCGATGCGCAGCGGCGAGTTGTAACCGAGACGCAGGCCATAACCGGTCAGGAGGGTGATGCTGCGTTGCTCGCGGAATTGTTTGAGGTTGCCCGGAAGTCTGCGTTGAAGACGGAGAGTGTGCTCAACGAAATGTTGGACGTGCTGCGCGGCATTGCGGTATCGTGACAGGCCTTCTCCGCACCCGGTACCCGATTCGTTTCACTTCTTTTGCATGACGCGCCGGATTGTCGGCGCGTTTGTCGATTTTAAAGACAATTTGCTGTCGGAGTTTTGTCACGTCTTGCTGACGAACAGCCGGTTGTCGTCGGGCTTCAGGTTCGCCGATGGTCCGTTCAATTTGAGCGGCATTTGGGTTGCCCTGCGCAGAACATTTGATTTCGCTTGACCGGCTCGTCAGCGGAGTTTAGAAATTGATTGCACGGGTCCATTTCAATTGTTCTTGCCGCTCATTACTCCAGTCACTCCCGAGCGGCACCTTCTCCCGAGGCGCTTATGTCCGCTTTCTCTCTCGCCAGACCGAAGCGTGGGTTCACGCTGATCGAGCTGCTGGTGGTGATCGCGATCATCGCGATCCTGATCGGGCTTCTCCTGCCCGCCGTTCAGAAGGTGCGCGAGGCCGCCGCGC belongs to Gemmata obscuriglobus and includes:
- a CDS encoding acyl-CoA dehydrogenase family protein — encoded protein: MALTAQQIAEQRKDVEELIAGPDVGFAKALFFGKFKAGLLYPYPVLPPDQRAAADEMAAKVRAYAESHIDHMRIDREARIPDAVVRGLADLGLYKLTIPAEYGGLGFGQQQYLKTMEVLGGHDASVAVFVNAHHSIGVRALCLFGSKEQQARWLPGLYDGSKLCAFALTEPEAGSDAGNVQTTATPTEDGSAYVLNGTKHYITNGGIAHVLTVMARTPDPSSPKGKVSAFLVTPDMPGFEVVEARAEKCGIRGTATGKIRFTNMRVPKENVLGQLGRGLQAALTVLNYGRVTFGATCTGHAKACIQAMTTHAKKRVQFQQSLAEFQLVQKKVAFAAAHCFAMEAATAECAAFIDRGAPDYMLETAILKVFATEHLWTIVNDTLQVYGGKGYFCDQPIERWMRDARINTIGEGANDVLKAFIAVVGCRGPGVYLKGLQDDMLGGRWSLRKLGQSLGVVGQLAAPWLTTGTPEVPVTAPELKDDAYTLARLVREFGLKLPHVFMAAKTEENFAVSELVHERIADIAIDLYVSACVLARLDSLLGQAGENAKAVTDHHADPVAGKYFLKLAFRRIRERFAALDDNDDASLLESARATIMKF